The following coding sequences are from one Augochlora pura isolate Apur16 chromosome 6, APUR_v2.2.1, whole genome shotgun sequence window:
- the Wdr24 gene encoding WD repeat domain 24, which produces MISKTVCITQEGPANALALNKDNSQVVIAGRNVFKIFTLLEDRFEEACNLRVGKNLNLNFSCNDVAWNLIDDHILATAATNGAVVVWNLNKSSRSKQEHVFIDHKRTVNKVSFHMTEPMWLISGSQDGTMKCFDLRIKEAARTFYSNTESVRDVQFCPHAPHTFAAVSENGHVQQWDLRKPDRYFQHFTAHSGPIFACDWHPETMWLATASRDKTIKVWDLSGKPSCDYVIHTIASVGRIKWRPQRKYHISSCALVVDCSINVWDIRRPYIPFASFNEHKDVPTGVAWRGNPQSFLSTSRDCTLYHHVFKDATRPANKANPQGIALNPKGDIAFACKVNVHVTTTMKQLTNIMRKTAATNDTFCMASSVMHRFVLSVPREPKWFKVCAEGYLLSGRLNDICDHNAAVARNAGRNDISTVWSIIKTLYANPMGSILKTPPTASKEDIVNTLNLAQITIGPSIDQLNAGHENDAKSLQGEVTGAASGGDDETETDETPENQHSIGSFLPSYKKAFIDNKGSDTKGDFLFGESEFEPVTMEYSSSYIQNIMNNENDWTLSKEAFPLRHEIKDRSPPPEQFPNHPPDINEDCASLMIEDQPSQLIVSNIPKPQFWDPTNLIEEALKHHAALRDIQTSASILIALGEKRKNLNIETAVQEHWILDYLDMLARFKLWNVATQIIQSMWIPSVSQLNQQSTVIHACCLACSKPLQRAAWLCDRCHSSHHALCSVCHQVVRGMYAWCQGCTHGGHVLHMSEWFRCNRQCPTGCGHMCEYT; this is translated from the exons aatatttaccttACTGGAGGATAGATTTGAGGAAGCCTGTAACTTGCGCGTTGGAAAAAATCTGAACCTGAATTTCTCTTGCAATGATGTAGCATGGAACTTGATCGATG ATCATATATTGGCAACTGCAGCCACAAATGGCGCAGTGGTGGTTTGGAACTTGAACAAATCCTCACGATCCAAGCAAGAACATGTTTTCATTGACCACAAGAGAACTGTAAATAAAGTTAGCTTCCACATGACTGAACCTATGTGGCTAATATCTGGTTCCCAAGATGGCACCATGAAATGCTTTGACTTGAGAATAAAGGAGGCTGCTAGAACCTTTTATAG TAACACGGAATCCGTGCGCGATGTGCAATTCTGCCCTCATGCTCCGCATACTTTCGCCGCCGTTTCCGAAAATGGCCACGTGCAGCAATGGGATTTGCGCAAACCGGACCGCTATTTCCAACATTTCACCGCTCACAGCGGTCCTATATTCGCGTGCGATTGGCATCCTGAAACTATGTGGCTTGCGACTGCTTCTAGAGACAAAACGATCAAA GTGTGGGATTTGTCGGGTAAACCCAGTTGCGATTACGTGATACACACGATAGCATCGGTGGGCCGCATAAAATGGAGGCCTCAGAGAAAGTACCATATATCCAGTTGCGCGCTTGTCGTTGACTGTAGCATAAACGTATGGGACATACGCAGGCCATACATTCCTTTCGCAAGCTTTAACGAGCACAAAGATGTCCCGACTGGTGTGGCTTGGCGAGGCAATCCGCAATCGTTCCTGTCGACCAGCAGA GACTGCACCCTGTATCACCACGTATTCAAAGACGCGACTAGACCGGCGAACAAAGCGAATCCACAAGGTATTGCATTGAATCCGAAAGGAGATATTGCGTTTGCTTGTAAAGTAAATGTTCATGTTACAACCACAATGAAACAGTTGACTAATATTATGAG GAAAACTGCTGCAACGAACGATACGTTTTGCATGGCTTCCAGCGTGATGCACAGATTCGTTCTAAGCGTGCCACGGGAACCAAAATGGTTCAAGGTTTGCGCGGAGGGATACTTGCTATCTGGTCGACTAAACGATATTTGCGATCATAACGCGGCGGTCGCTAGAAACGCCGGGCGAAACGAC ATCAGTACGGTATGGAGTATCATAAAGACCTTGTACGCGAACCCTATGGGGTCGATACTGAAGACGCCTCCGACCGCATCTAAGGAGGATATCGTGAATACCTTGAATTTGGCACAGATTACGATCGGACCCAGCATAGATCAGTTGAACGCAG GACACGAGAACGATGCGAAGTCTTTGCAAGGAGAAGTAACAGGAGCGGCTAGCGGAGGCGACGACGAGACCGAGACCGACGAGACGCCGGAGAATCAGCACTCTATCGGGTCGTTTTTGCCGAG CTACAAAAAGGCGTTCATCGACAACAAAGGGTCAGACACGAAGGGAGACTTTCTGTTCGGTGAAAGTGAGTTCGAACCGGTGACTATGGAATACAGTTCCAGCTATATACAGAACATAATGAACAATGAGAACGACTGGACATTGTCTAAGGAAGCTTTTCCCTTACGTCACGAGATTAAAGACAGATCACCGCCACCGGAACAGTTTCCGAATCACCCTCCGGACATTAACGAGGACTGCGCATCCTTAATGATCGAGGACCAGCCGAGTCAATTGATCGTTTCGAACATACCGAAACCACAATTCTGGGATCCGACAAATTTGATCGAGGAGGCATTGAAACATCACGCCGCGCTCAGAGACATACAGACATCAGCGTCGATTTTGATCGCATTGGGGGAGAAACGAAAGAACTTGAACATCGAGACAGCTGTCCAGGAACATTGGATTCTGGACTATCTGGACATGCTGGCTAGGTTCAAGCTCTGGAATGTGGCTACACAG ATCATCCAATCGATGTGGATACCATCGGTGTCGCAGCTCAATCAGCAATCGACGGTGATTCACGCGTGTTGCTTAGCCTGCTCGAAACCGCTGCAGAGAGCTGCGTGGTTATGCGACCGGTGTCACTCCTCACATCATGCACTTTGTTCGGTTTGTCATCAA GTGGTGCGAGGCATGTACGCGTGGTGTCAAGGATGCACCCATGGGGGTCATGTTTTACATATGAGCGAGTGGTTCCGGTGCAATCGGCAGTGCCCCACCGGTTGTGGACATATGTGCGAATATACTTAA
- the Aldh gene encoding aldehyde dehydrogenase, with product MLRSLSKLRLPRYFSTANMPAPEKNPSIMYTGIFINNEWHHSKNGKTFPTVNPSTEEVIAEVQEGDAADIDMAVNAANKAFKFGSPWRTMDASARGVLLHRLADLMERDRTYLASLETLDNGKPYATAYGFDVPASISAIRYYAGWADKNHGKVIPMDGPYFAYTRHEPVGVCGQIIPWNFPLLMMSWKVGPALATGNVIVLKPAEQTPLTALYIAQLTKEAGFPNGVVNVVPGFGKAGAALVNHDLVDKIAFTGSTEVGQLIKKGAAMSKLKRTTLELGGKSPNIILKDSDLDHAVETAHFGLFFNMGQCCCAGSRTFVEDSIYDEFVEKSAARANSRIVGDPFDLNVEQGPQIDREQTEKILSMIESGKKQGANLVSGGSRKGEKGYYIAPTVFADVTDEMTIAKEEIFGPVQQILKFSSLNEVIHRANNTDYGLAAAVFTKDIDKANYVVQGLRAGTVWVNTYNALAPQVPFGGYKMSGHGREMGVYGLEGYTEVKTVITKVAQKNS from the exons ATGCTTCGATCATTAAGCAAGCTCCGTTTACCACGGTACTTTTCCACGGCGAACATGCCAGCGCCGGAGAAGAATCCATCAATCATGTACACTGGC ATCTTCATCAATAACGAATGGCATCATTCGAAAAACGGGAAAACATTCCCCACGGTGAACCCTTCGACCGAGGAAGTGATCGCAGAAGTTCAAGAAGGCGACGCTGCTGACATAGACATGGCCGTGAACGCCGCCAACAAGGCCTTCAAATTTGGTTCACCGTGGAGAACGATGGACGCTTCAGCGCGAGGTGTATTGTTGCACAGGCTCGCCGATTTGATGGAACGAGACCGCACCTACCTCGCG TCGTTGGAGACGCTGGACAATGGCAAGCCATATGCGACCGCATACGGTTTCGACGTTCCGGCTAGCATATCCGCAATCAGATATTACGCAGGCTGGGCAGACAAGAACCATGGCAAAGTGATACCGATGGACGGACCATATTTTGCTTACACTCGCCACGAACCGGTAGGCGTTTGTGGTCAGATTATACCATGGAACTTCCCGCTTCTGATGATGTCTTGGAAGGTGGGGCCCGCTCTAGCTACAG GAAACGTTATCGTTCTGAAGCCCGCGGAACAAACGCCGTTGACAGCTCTGTACATAGCTCAACTGACGAAGGAAGCCGGATTCCCTAACGGAGTCGTTAACGTAGTTCCTGGTTTTGGTAAAGCAGGAGCCGCGTTAGTTAATCATGATCTCGTCGACAAGATCGCATTCACGGGATCCACGGAGGTAGGACAATTGATCAAGAAGGGAGCTGCGATGAGCAAGCTGAAGAGGACTACTCTGGAACTCGGTGGAAAGTCGCCGAACATAATCTTAAAGGACTCTGATCTCGACCATGCCGTGGAGACCGCTCATTTCGGCCTGTTCTTCAACATG GGTCAATGCTGTTGCGCTGGCTCCAGAACCTTCGTCGAAGATAGCATTTACGACGAGTTTGTGGAGAAGAGCGCGGCTAGAGCTAACTCTAGAATAGTCGGCGACCCGTTCGACTTAAACGTGGAGCAAGGACCTCAG ATCGACCGGGAACAAACGGAAAAGATATTGTCAATGATAGAGTCGGGCAAGAAACAAGGGGCGAATTTAGTATCCGGTGGATCTCGTAAGGGTGAAAAAGGATATTACATCGCACCTACGGTGTTCGCCGATGTTACGGATGAAATGACGATTGCCAAGGAAGAG ATCTTTGGGCCGGTTCAACAAATCCTGAAATTCAGCAGCTTGAACGAAGTGATTCACAGAGCCAACAATACGGACTATGGTCTAGCGGCTGCAGTGTTCACGAAAGATATCGACAAGGCAAATTATGTCGTCCAAGGTCTGCGAGCTGGCACAGTTTG GGTGAACACGTACAACGCGTTGGCACCCCAAGTGCCGTTCGGTGGTTACAAGATGTCTGGCCACGGAAGGGAAATGGGAGTCTACGGTCTCGAAGGATACACCGAAGTGAAGACTGTCATAACCAAAGTCGCGCAAAAGAATAGTTAA